From Proteiniborus sp. MB09-C3, the proteins below share one genomic window:
- a CDS encoding 4Fe-4S binding protein gives MIECTGVPTDDLVRKVFPSIERVNQGPVAVIECYQNIPCNPCSTSCIRKAMHYMNDINDLPSLDENRCNGCGICMSKCPGLAIMVVDGSLSEEEVLFRIPYEFLPLPTNGDIVEGLNRNGDYITDVKVVRVQNQKSFDRTAIIDVVVNRDLLYDFRNIRMGGKSHE, from the coding sequence ATGATAGAATGTACAGGAGTACCAACAGATGATTTAGTAAGAAAGGTCTTTCCTAGTATAGAAAGAGTAAATCAAGGGCCAGTGGCTGTTATAGAATGTTATCAAAACATTCCCTGTAATCCTTGCTCTACATCCTGTATTAGAAAAGCAATGCATTATATGAATGATATCAATGATTTACCTTCACTAGATGAAAATAGATGCAATGGCTGTGGTATATGTATGAGTAAATGTCCAGGATTAGCTATTATGGTTGTAGATGGAAGTCTTTCAGAAGAAGAAGTATTGTTTAGAATACCTTATGAATTTTTACCTCTACCTACTAATGGTGATATAGTTGAAGGGCTAAATAGGAATGGAGATTACATTACTGATGTAAAAGTAGTAAGGGTACAAAATCAGAAATCCTTTGATAGAACAGCTATAATAGATGTAGTAGTCAATAGAGATCTATTATATGATTTTAGAAATATAAGAATGGGAGGAAAATCTCATGAATAA
- a CDS encoding (2Fe-2S)-binding protein, producing the protein MNNDTIICRCSDITLEDIRKLIQDGYRTVEEIKRISRAGMGPCQGRTCSQLILREIANYTGQNIAELDVCISRPPVAGIKIKQILTGGEFND; encoded by the coding sequence ATGAATAATGATACAATAATCTGCAGATGCTCAGACATTACCTTAGAAGATATCAGAAAGCTAATCCAAGATGGATATAGAACAGTAGAAGAAATAAAAAGAATATCTAGAGCTGGAATGGGTCCATGTCAGGGGAGAACCTGCAGTCAGCTCATATTGAGGGAAATTGCTAATTATACTGGCCAAAACATAGCCGAATTAGATGTTTGCATCAGTAGACCTCCAGTGGCTGGAATAAAAATAAAACAAATATTGACCGGAGGTGAATTTAATGATTAA
- a CDS encoding FAD-binding oxidoreductase: protein MINAADVVIIGGGISGCSIAYNLAKKGVKNIVVLEKRFLASGATGRCGAGIRQQWGTEMNCRLSMESIKFFETANEELDYDGDIEFKQGGYLLVSSTEKEDIQFKKNTELQKSLGIPVDYLTPKEAAEIVPYLNTDIIKSATFCPKDGHLNPFLTTDAYAKAARKLGVKIYTFTEVLGIKTENGRVKEVITNKGNIFTNIVVNAAGGYSKLIADMVNVNIPVYSERHQILVTEPVEPMQDPMVMSFSLNIYCQQTPHGSFIMGRGDDSEPRDLRITSSWQFLDEMAKTTVELLPPIGELRVIRQWAGLYNMTPDKHPIYGPVKDLEGFYLALGFSGHGFMLGPMTGLLIAEQILGEKNTIDISKLTLDRFERGELVFEPSVV, encoded by the coding sequence ATGATTAATGCAGCAGATGTTGTCATAATTGGTGGTGGAATATCTGGTTGTTCTATAGCATACAATTTAGCAAAAAAAGGAGTCAAAAATATTGTTGTTCTCGAAAAAAGATTTCTTGCAAGTGGAGCTACAGGTAGATGTGGAGCCGGCATTAGACAGCAATGGGGAACAGAGATGAATTGTCGACTGTCAATGGAAAGTATAAAGTTCTTCGAAACTGCAAATGAAGAATTGGATTATGATGGAGACATTGAATTTAAACAGGGAGGATATTTATTAGTCTCATCTACAGAGAAGGAAGATATTCAATTTAAAAAGAATACTGAACTCCAAAAATCATTAGGGATACCTGTAGATTATCTAACACCTAAAGAAGCAGCTGAAATCGTTCCTTATCTGAATACAGATATAATTAAAAGTGCTACCTTCTGTCCAAAAGATGGCCATCTAAATCCTTTTTTGACAACTGATGCATATGCAAAAGCTGCTAGAAAATTAGGAGTTAAGATATATACATTTACTGAAGTGTTAGGGATTAAAACTGAAAATGGAAGAGTTAAAGAAGTTATTACTAATAAAGGTAATATATTCACTAATATAGTAGTTAATGCTGCTGGCGGCTACTCTAAGCTAATAGCTGACATGGTTAATGTGAATATCCCTGTATACTCAGAAAGACATCAAATATTGGTGACTGAACCTGTAGAACCAATGCAAGATCCTATGGTCATGTCTTTTTCCCTTAATATATATTGTCAGCAAACTCCTCATGGTTCATTTATTATGGGTAGAGGCGATGATAGCGAGCCTAGGGACTTAAGGATAACATCAAGCTGGCAGTTCTTAGACGAAATGGCTAAGACGACTGTAGAATTGCTACCACCTATTGGTGAACTTAGAGTAATAAGGCAGTGGGCAGGTTTATATAACATGACACCTGATAAACACCCAATATATGGTCCTGTAAAAGATTTAGAAGGCTTTTACTTAGCCTTAGGTTTTAGCGGACATGGTTTCATGCTTGGACCTATGACAGGATTACTCATCGCTGAACAAATATTAGGCGAAAAAAATACAATCGATATTAGCAAGCTCACTCTAGACAGATTTGAAAGAGGTGAATTAGTATTCGAACCATCAGTAGTTTAA
- a CDS encoding 4Fe-4S binding protein, translating into MKILRKKEERCIGCHLCEETCSQAYFKENNFKKASLRVTEIVDANNEIITCTQCGHCIDICPVEAIYRDNRGIVRIKKDICVGCLICVGFCDERAMFQHDDVTEPFKCISCGLCTKNCPSDAIYLEDV; encoded by the coding sequence TTGAAGATATTAAGAAAAAAAGAAGAACGCTGTATAGGATGTCATCTGTGTGAAGAAACTTGTTCACAAGCATATTTTAAAGAAAATAATTTTAAAAAAGCCTCTTTAAGAGTAACAGAAATTGTAGATGCAAATAATGAAATAATTACCTGTACTCAGTGTGGACATTGCATTGATATCTGTCCAGTAGAGGCCATATACAGAGATAATAGAGGAATTGTCAGAATAAAAAAAGATATCTGTGTAGGCTGCTTGATATGTGTAGGATTTTGCGATGAAAGGGCAATGTTTCAACATGATGACGTTACAGAACCTTTTAAATGTATCTCCTGTGGACTATGTACTAAAAACTGTCCTTCAGATGCAATTTATTTAGAAGATGTATAG
- a CDS encoding aldehyde ferredoxin oxidoreductase C-terminal domain-containing protein: MNIDTLKDNRKLLNEYSYELGKIEKGYTNRSLYIDLSNNKVDSMPVTVMMKEKFIGGKGFGLWYLWNAVKPETKWTDPENAIVIASGPVGGITQYPGAGKSLVVTISPLTGIPIDSNVGGYFGPLLKFSGWDALEIQGKANNDVVVYIDGNNGIVRIEEAPLEAIDAHVLGEQLTEMYADSEEDKRNIAVVTAGTAADNTLIGLLNFTFYDVRRKVTRLKQAGRGGIGTVFRDKKIKALVVKFSGVKGNLNNPSDQAKINRTGLRLHREINRFDDEQCRMRQVGTANIIEVMDEYDLLPVHNYKYGNHHDTYKIASNVFRDNYLTQGKPDGCWYGCSLSCAKAADSFELKTGPYKGDKVTVDGPEYETAAGVGANCGIFDPEYILECNFYCDTYGIDTISFATITAFLMECYENGVINKEITGGLELTFGNKEAAMELLHQMSRGEGFGKTAGLGIRRLKKIFIEEYGADKNFLEDIGMEQKGLEYSEYLPKESLAQQGGYGLTNKGPQHDEAWLIFMDMVNNQIPTFEDKAEALHYFPMFRTWFGLMGLCKLPWNDIVPASNVSTDEPAKIPEHVQNYVDLYNGMTGSNIDKHELIVQSERVYNFQRIFNIRMGHGKRVDDKVPYRSVGPVTVEEYESRKERYDAQLKEKLNYDVTGKSTEEKINVLRAYREDQYEQLIDAVYKRRGWTKNGIPTVEKLKEIKMDLPELIEIVEKHI, translated from the coding sequence TTGAATATAGATACACTTAAAGATAACCGTAAGTTACTTAATGAATATAGCTACGAGCTTGGTAAAATTGAAAAGGGTTATACGAATAGAAGCCTATATATTGATTTATCAAATAATAAAGTTGATTCAATGCCTGTTACTGTTATGATGAAGGAAAAGTTTATAGGAGGAAAAGGCTTTGGATTATGGTACTTATGGAATGCAGTAAAACCAGAGACAAAATGGACTGATCCAGAAAATGCAATAGTTATAGCTAGTGGACCAGTAGGGGGGATTACACAATATCCTGGGGCAGGTAAGTCCCTAGTAGTGACCATATCACCTCTTACTGGGATTCCTATAGATAGTAATGTAGGGGGGTATTTTGGACCATTGTTAAAATTCTCTGGTTGGGATGCATTAGAAATACAAGGTAAAGCAAATAATGATGTAGTAGTGTACATAGATGGTAACAATGGCATAGTAAGGATAGAGGAAGCACCATTAGAAGCTATAGATGCACATGTACTAGGGGAACAATTAACAGAAATGTACGCTGATTCCGAAGAGGATAAGAGAAATATAGCTGTTGTTACGGCTGGTACTGCTGCTGACAATACCTTAATAGGTTTGTTAAACTTCACATTTTATGATGTAAGGAGAAAAGTGACTAGACTTAAGCAGGCTGGAAGAGGTGGCATAGGCACAGTATTCAGAGATAAAAAAATCAAGGCTTTAGTAGTAAAGTTTAGCGGTGTAAAAGGAAATTTGAACAATCCATCTGATCAAGCTAAAATAAATAGAACTGGATTAAGACTTCATAGAGAAATAAATAGATTTGATGATGAACAATGTAGGATGAGACAAGTAGGTACTGCAAATATCATTGAAGTAATGGATGAGTATGATTTGTTGCCTGTTCATAATTATAAATATGGCAATCATCATGATACTTATAAAATAGCTTCAAATGTATTCAGAGACAATTATTTAACACAAGGAAAACCTGATGGTTGCTGGTATGGGTGTTCACTATCATGCGCTAAGGCAGCTGACAGCTTCGAATTAAAAACAGGACCATATAAGGGAGATAAGGTAACTGTAGATGGCCCTGAATACGAAACTGCTGCAGGAGTAGGGGCTAATTGCGGTATTTTCGACCCTGAATATATTTTGGAATGTAACTTTTATTGTGATACATACGGAATTGATACTATTTCCTTTGCTACTATAACTGCTTTCCTAATGGAGTGTTATGAAAATGGAGTAATTAATAAGGAGATTACTGGAGGATTAGAATTGACCTTTGGTAATAAAGAAGCTGCTATGGAGCTTCTTCATCAGATGTCTAGGGGAGAAGGCTTTGGGAAAACAGCTGGACTAGGTATAAGAAGATTGAAGAAAATATTTATCGAAGAGTATGGAGCTGATAAGAATTTCTTAGAGGACATTGGAATGGAGCAAAAAGGATTGGAGTATTCTGAATACCTACCTAAGGAATCATTGGCACAGCAAGGTGGATACGGATTAACAAATAAGGGACCTCAACACGATGAAGCTTGGCTTATATTTATGGACATGGTAAATAATCAAATACCAACCTTTGAAGACAAAGCAGAAGCTCTACATTATTTTCCTATGTTTAGAACGTGGTTTGGCCTCATGGGACTCTGCAAGCTTCCTTGGAACGATATAGTACCTGCCAGCAATGTATCTACTGATGAGCCTGCCAAAATACCTGAACATGTGCAGAATTATGTTGACTTATATAATGGAATGACAGGAAGTAACATAGATAAGCATGAATTAATAGTTCAATCTGAAAGAGTATATAACTTTCAAAGAATCTTTAATATTAGAATGGGACATGGTAAACGAGTGGATGATAAAGTGCCATACCGTTCTGTAGGTCCTGTTACTGTAGAAGAATATGAATCAAGAAAAGAAAGATATGATGCTCAACTTAAAGAAAAGCTGAATTATGATGTAACAGGAAAGTCTACAGAGGAAAAAATTAATGTTCTCAGAGCATATAGGGAAGATCAATACGAACAATTAATTGATGCAGTTTATAAAAGGAGAGGTTGGACTAAAAATGGAATTCCAACAGTAGAAAAACTAAAAGAGATCAAAATGGACCTGCCTGAATTAATTGAGATTGTAGAAAAACATATCTAA
- the thiS gene encoding sulfur carrier protein ThiS yields the protein MILINGKEHEWSKNLTVQKILDIKRYTFPKIIVKVNGKLISKDEYLTTLIYDGDEVQVIHLLAGG from the coding sequence ATGATTTTAATTAATGGTAAGGAGCATGAATGGAGCAAGAACCTAACGGTACAGAAAATATTAGATATTAAAAGGTATACTTTTCCTAAAATCATAGTGAAGGTAAATGGTAAATTAATATCTAAGGATGAATATTTAACTACCTTAATATATGATGGAGATGAAGTACAGGTTATTCATTTGTTAGCCGGAGGGTAA
- a CDS encoding tyrosine recombinase XerC, translating to MDNSPIILEDFLNYIETIKGKSENTAKEYFFDLRTLFRFLKLRYKLVDKNAPFDEIDISDIDETIIRKVTLQDLYAFISFVDKDRNNQNYAKARKVASIRSFFKYLHTKIKVINENPAIDLESPKTSTRHPVYLSLQEAENLLDSIEGTFKERDYAIITLFLNCGLRLSELVSIDIDRIKGDTLTVVGKGNKERTIYLNEACLQAINDYLEVRPTEGVKTPNALFLSNRKNRISNKTVQYLVKKYIKDAGLDVEMYSTHKLRHTAATLMYKYGNVDIRALQQILGHENVSTTQIYTHIDDDRLRKAVKSNPLSKKTRS from the coding sequence ATGGATAATTCACCAATAATATTAGAAGATTTTTTAAACTACATAGAAACCATCAAAGGAAAATCCGAAAATACTGCTAAGGAGTACTTTTTCGACTTACGAACTCTATTTAGGTTTTTGAAGCTTAGATATAAGCTAGTTGATAAAAATGCACCTTTTGATGAAATTGATATATCGGATATTGATGAAACCATTATTAGAAAAGTGACCTTGCAAGATTTATATGCTTTTATTTCTTTCGTTGATAAGGATCGCAATAACCAAAATTACGCTAAAGCTCGTAAAGTCGCCAGTATTAGATCCTTCTTTAAATATTTGCACACAAAAATTAAGGTTATTAATGAGAATCCTGCAATAGATCTAGAGTCACCAAAGACCAGTACTAGACATCCTGTTTATCTTTCTCTTCAAGAGGCTGAAAACCTACTAGATTCTATTGAGGGAACATTTAAAGAAAGAGATTATGCTATTATTACACTTTTCTTAAACTGTGGTTTAAGATTATCAGAGTTAGTTAGTATAGATATTGATAGGATTAAAGGTGATACTCTAACTGTAGTGGGCAAAGGAAATAAAGAACGTACTATTTACCTAAATGAAGCATGCTTACAGGCTATTAACGACTATCTCGAAGTAAGGCCTACAGAAGGAGTTAAAACGCCAAATGCTTTGTTTTTAAGCAATAGGAAAAATAGAATAAGCAATAAAACGGTTCAATATCTCGTGAAAAAATATATAAAAGATGCTGGATTAGATGTTGAAATGTATTCAACTCACAAGCTAAGGCATACTGCAGCTACACTTATGTATAAGTATGGTAATGTAGACATTAGAGCTTTGCAGCAAATATTAGGCCATGAAAATGTATCTACTACTCAAATCTATACTCATATTGATGATGATAGATTAAGAAAAGCCGTCAAAAGCAATCCTCTTTCTAAAAAAACTCGTTCTTAG
- a CDS encoding LysM peptidoglycan-binding domain-containing protein, whose amino-acid sequence MGKRIRIANKRRFTIFLSTIFIITTIIFNGILRLNLVYGSDNGNYAEMAIVSGDTLWEIAKRNNPYNQDVRKIVYEIMKINNMKSASIKAGSVIKIPTY is encoded by the coding sequence ATGGGAAAACGAATAAGAATTGCAAACAAAAGAAGATTTACAATTTTTTTATCAACTATATTTATTATTACAACCATTATATTTAATGGTATATTAAGACTCAACTTGGTTTATGGTTCGGATAATGGTAATTATGCTGAAATGGCCATAGTATCCGGAGATACGCTATGGGAAATAGCCAAAAGAAATAATCCTTATAATCAGGATGTTAGAAAAATAGTCTATGAAATAATGAAAATAAATAACATGAAATCTGCCAGCATAAAGGCAGGCAGTGTAATAAAAATTCCTACATATTGA
- the lexA gene encoding transcriptional repressor LexA → MYEDLSSVQLKILEFIKKEIFSKGYPPAVREICKAVELKSTSTVHAHLEKLEKKGYLRRDPTKPRAIEILDKTDNIIPFPRREIVNVPIVGKVTAGEPILAIENIEDTFPLPIHFVENDSVFMLKVRGESMIEAGILDGDLVLIRQQNTANNGDIVVALLEEEATIKRFFKEKDYIRLQPENQFMEPIITKDVTILGKVTGVYRRIK, encoded by the coding sequence ATGTATGAGGATTTATCGTCAGTACAGTTAAAAATACTTGAATTCATTAAAAAGGAGATTTTTTCTAAAGGCTATCCTCCTGCAGTAAGGGAAATTTGTAAAGCAGTAGAATTAAAATCCACTTCTACTGTTCATGCCCATCTTGAGAAATTAGAAAAAAAGGGTTATTTAAGAAGAGATCCTACCAAACCTAGGGCAATCGAAATTTTAGATAAAACCGATAATATCATTCCGTTTCCAAGGAGAGAAATCGTAAACGTCCCCATTGTAGGAAAAGTTACAGCAGGAGAACCAATTCTAGCAATTGAAAACATAGAAGATACCTTCCCCTTACCTATTCACTTCGTAGAAAATGATTCTGTTTTTATGCTTAAGGTAAGAGGAGAAAGCATGATAGAAGCAGGTATCCTTGATGGAGATCTAGTACTTATAAGACAACAAAATACTGCAAATAATGGTGACATAGTAGTCGCACTTTTAGAAGAAGAAGCAACTATTAAGAGATTTTTTAAAGAAAAGGATTATATCCGATTACAACCAGAAAATCAATTTATGGAGCCTATTATCACTAAGGATGTCACAATCTTAGGAAAAGTAACTGGTGTCTACCGTAGAATTAAATAG
- a CDS encoding methionine gamma-lyase family protein, whose protein sequence is MNQYTINILCKQFDISNEVINYVESKEKILREKYFSKIEAAKEYNQYKIIHAMQKARLNATHFNWTTGYGYDDVGREKVEEIYSYVFGTEDALVRPTIVSGTHAITLTLSGILRPGDELIAISGSPYDTLQKVIGVKGNEKGTFIEYGIKYKEVPLTADGKIDIEKSLASITDSTKIVMIQRSTGYSDRKALTIDEISEAIEKVKAFNNNLIIMVDNCYGEFIEIDEPTNVGADIMAGSLIKNPGGGMSLSGGYVVGRKDLIELVANRSTAPGIGKECGLTFGTTRNTLQGLFLAPMIVGEALKGALLNALVYKDLGFRVVPDTDDKRSDIIQGIEFKSREKVIKFCQGIQSASPVDSYVSPEPWDMPGYEDEVIMAAGAFVQGSSIELSADGPMREPFFAYYQGGLTYSHCKLGAMMSLNNLYKNNMIEKEKLTF, encoded by the coding sequence TTGAATCAGTATACTATAAATATATTATGTAAACAGTTTGACATAAGTAATGAAGTTATTAATTATGTAGAATCCAAGGAAAAGATACTTAGAGAGAAATATTTTAGTAAAATCGAAGCAGCTAAAGAATATAATCAATATAAAATTATACATGCAATGCAGAAAGCTAGACTTAATGCAACTCATTTTAATTGGACTACTGGTTATGGGTATGATGACGTTGGAAGAGAAAAGGTAGAAGAAATCTACTCATATGTTTTTGGTACAGAAGATGCCTTAGTAAGACCAACTATTGTTTCAGGAACTCATGCGATTACGCTTACTTTGTCTGGAATTCTTAGACCTGGAGATGAGCTTATTGCAATTAGTGGCAGTCCTTATGATACACTGCAAAAAGTAATTGGTGTAAAGGGTAATGAAAAGGGTACATTCATTGAATACGGGATAAAATACAAAGAAGTTCCTCTTACTGCAGATGGAAAAATTGATATTGAGAAATCACTAGCTTCAATAACAGATAGTACTAAAATAGTTATGATTCAAAGATCAACTGGATATAGTGATAGAAAAGCTTTAACAATAGACGAAATAAGTGAAGCTATAGAAAAAGTTAAAGCATTTAATAATAATCTGATTATTATGGTAGATAACTGTTACGGAGAATTTATCGAAATAGATGAGCCTACAAATGTAGGAGCAGATATTATGGCAGGATCACTCATAAAAAATCCTGGAGGAGGTATGTCCTTATCTGGAGGTTATGTTGTTGGAAGAAAAGATTTAATAGAACTAGTAGCCAATAGAAGTACGGCACCTGGCATAGGTAAAGAATGCGGATTGACCTTTGGAACAACTAGAAATACTCTGCAAGGTTTGTTTTTAGCTCCTATGATAGTTGGAGAAGCACTTAAGGGTGCTTTATTAAATGCGCTAGTTTATAAGGATTTAGGTTTCAGAGTTGTGCCAGATACAGATGATAAAAGAAGTGATATAATTCAGGGAATAGAATTTAAGTCGAGGGAAAAGGTAATCAAGTTTTGTCAAGGAATACAAAGCGCCTCACCAGTGGACTCTTATGTATCGCCTGAACCTTGGGACATGCCTGGATATGAAGATGAAGTAATAATGGCAGCAGGTGCGTTTGTACAAGGTTCCTCAATAGAACTAAGCGCAGATGGTCCTATGAGAGAACCATTCTTTGCATATTATCAAGGTGGTTTAACCTATAGCCATTGTAAGCTTGGTGCTATGATGAGCTTAAATAACTTATATAAGAACAATATGATAGAAAAAGAAAAGCTGACTTTTTAG
- the hfq gene encoding RNA chaperone Hfq, which produces MVKTTMNLQDVFLNKVRKENITITIFLLNGYQLKGQVKGFDNYTIVLDCDGKQNLIYKHAISTIVPGKTISFMNKGNNTDSFE; this is translated from the coding sequence ATTGTGAAGACTACAATGAATTTACAAGATGTTTTTTTAAACAAAGTGAGAAAAGAAAATATTACTATTACTATTTTTCTACTTAACGGTTATCAGTTAAAAGGTCAAGTAAAAGGATTTGATAATTATACCATAGTATTAGATTGCGATGGTAAACAAAATCTTATATACAAGCATGCAATATCTACTATTGTACCAGGTAAAACCATAAGCTTTATGAATAAAGGAAATAATACCGATAGCTTTGAATAA
- the miaA gene encoding tRNA (adenosine(37)-N6)-dimethylallyltransferase MiaA: MGDKKPPLIIIAGPTAVGKTSVSIEVAKNINGEIISADSMQIYKYMDIGTAKISKTEMNGIEHYLIDEIYPDDSFSVSDFQSKATEYIALIRDRGKLPIVVGGTGLYINSLVYDLDFTQAISNWELRSKYIEKAKQYGNQCIYEELKELDIESANRIHINDTKRIIRALEIYHETGKPMSYFYKDFRKENDKYNIIFIGLTMDRDKLYERINRRVDIMIESGLIEEVKKLLNMGYSEDLVSMQGLGYKEIIQYLKGNYSLDESIEILKRDSRRYAKRQLTWFRRDKNIEWINIHDFDNSNKLIDCVVKNIKEKL, translated from the coding sequence ATGGGAGACAAAAAGCCACCACTTATAATAATAGCTGGACCAACTGCTGTCGGGAAAACTAGTGTATCCATAGAAGTGGCAAAGAATATAAATGGAGAAATTATTTCTGCTGATTCTATGCAAATATATAAATACATGGATATCGGAACTGCTAAAATTTCTAAAACAGAGATGAATGGTATTGAGCATTATCTAATAGATGAAATCTATCCTGATGACAGTTTTTCTGTTTCAGATTTTCAATCTAAAGCCACCGAATACATAGCCTTAATTCGTGATAGAGGAAAACTCCCTATTGTAGTAGGAGGTACTGGGTTATATATTAATTCATTAGTTTATGACCTAGATTTTACTCAAGCTATTTCTAATTGGGAACTAAGAAGCAAATACATTGAAAAAGCAAAGCAATATGGCAACCAATGTATTTATGAAGAACTCAAGGAATTAGATATTGAATCTGCTAATAGAATTCATATAAATGATACCAAAAGAATTATTCGTGCTTTAGAAATATACCATGAGACGGGAAAACCTATGTCTTACTTTTACAAGGACTTTAGAAAAGAGAATGATAAATATAATATTATATTTATTGGACTCACTATGGATAGGGATAAGTTATATGAAAGAATAAACAGACGTGTGGATATTATGATAGAATCGGGACTGATTGAAGAGGTAAAAAAATTATTGAATATGGGTTATTCTGAAGACCTTGTATCTATGCAGGGCTTAGGATATAAGGAAATAATTCAGTATTTAAAGGGTAACTATAGCCTTGATGAGTCCATAGAAATTCTTAAAAGGGATTCTAGAAGATATGCCAAAAGACAATTAACTTGGTTTAGAAGAGATAAAAATATTGAATGGATTAATATTCATGACTTTGACAATAGTAATAAATTAATTGATTGCGTAGTTAAAAATATAAAGGAGAAATTATAA